GATCACGGGACGACCGATCTTAAATCCCGCAAGCCTCATCGATCAGACGGCGGCGCCGGCTCGAACCTCGACGCGACTCTCGCCGCCGACGCGAACAAGATTCGCCGTCAGCATGGCAAAGGAGTCACGGTTATAGCCGTCTACGAGCTGACGACGACGATCGACGTTCTCGCCCTGCTTCACAAGACGGTCGATGGAGCGCTCAAGCAGAAGACCGTTGATATAACGGGCGGCCGACTCGACGACCTCGAATGCAAGCGCATCCTTCTGTTCGCCTTCGCTGATTTCGCGATACGCACGCACGATCTCTTCGAAGATCTCGAAGTTGCGCTTGAGCATCGTTGAAGGTTCGAAGCCTTTGAGCGTTTCGTCGATGTAGGCGCGAAGATGCCCGGACGGAGTCATGCCCGAAACGACGCCGCCTATAGCTGCGACGACCTGCAGCTGCGTCGTACCTTCGTAAATGTTCGTGATGCGGGCATCGCGATAGATGCGGGCGACGTCGTATTCTTCTGTATAACCTGCGCCGCCATGGATCTGCACGGCGTCGAAGGCAAGCTTGTTCGTCAGCTCGGAAGTATAGTACTTCGAAAGCGGAGTGAAAAGATCGGCCAGCTTCTCCCACTTCTTCACCAGTTCGTCGCGGCGCACGTCACGGTCGGCCATGCCTTCATGTGCGAGGCGGTGCTTACGCCAGTGATACATGTCGACGCTCGTCGCAGCTTCGAGAAGCAGGCAGCGCATGGCGATGATCTCACGCTCCATGCCTTCAAGCATCTTCGCCACGGCGGGAATCTTATCGATAGTCTTGCCGAACTGCACGCGCTCCGAGGCGTACTTCTTCGCTTCGTAAAAAGCGGCGCTTGCAATGCCCATCGACTGAGCGGCAATAGAGAGACGAGCGCCGTTCATCATGCCCATCGCGTATTTTACAAGGCCCTTGCCTTCTTCGCCGATCAGCAGCGCCGGAGAGTTATCATAAACGACCTCGCATGTTGGCGAGATATGAAGACCCATCTTCTTTTCGATGCCGGCGATTTCTACGTCCTGCCCTTTTACGAGAAAGAAAGAGAGCCCGCGTCCGCCGCTTTCGGGACCGCCCGTGCGCGCAAGCGTAAGGATAACGGCCGGGGTATCGCCGAAGCCGCAGCCATGCGTGATGAAACGTTTCGTTCCCGTGATACGCCATGTTCCATCGGCGCCTTTCTCGGCCTTCGTACGAACGTTCTGCAAATCCGAGCCGTAGTTCGGTTCGGTCAGGGCCATGGCCCCCCACAGATCGCCGGCTGCCATCTGCGGCACCCATTCTTCGATCATCTCGTCAGAGGCGAAGCTTTCGATCGTTTCGCCGAGATTCACACATCCCATGGCGATGGCGAAGGCGGCATCAGCGCGAGAGATCGTCTCCATCATCATCACCTGGGCCGTTACGGGAAGACCGAGGCCACCGTAATGACGCGTGATCGAATAGGGCATGATACCGGCCTCTTTCACCGATTTCATGCACGCCACCATCTCGTCGGGAAAGGTTACCTTACCGCTGTTAAACTTCAGGCCCGTATGATCCATGACCTGTGCTTTCGGAGCGATCTCCTTGCCGGCTATCTCTCCGGTCGATTCAAGGATGGTGCGATAGAAATCGACGGCTTCTTGATGGTTAGAAGGGGCCATCGCCAGGCGCTCATTCCCATCTTTCTGATAGGACTTTGCATCTTCAAAACCGTTCTCATAGGTATCGATGATGTCGTTCCAGCTCATGATCTTCTCAAACTGTAGAGTAAGATCCTCGTTGTCTGAAAAATAGTTGTTCTGAATCATAGCTCCTCCTCGAGCAATGTCTCTTTTTGAACCGGTCCTGAACCTTTTTGAGTCTCAGGACCGGGGCGGTTTTGGTACCGGGCGGCAGGCTCATGAAAGCGTCTCGTCTGCTTGAGACGATTTCATCAAATTGCATAAATAACCCGTGTTCAGTTCCAGAAAAACCTGCATTGACACTCAGGTCAACTCCCTCTGCACGCGTATCGGCTTGTTTTTGCGTCATCCGTCTTATCGAACATGCGTCGATCGCTTCTCTCCTACCTGACATTTGCAGCTCTCGCAACCATCGCTATCGCCTCCGTTCCGGCGCTGCTTGCTTTTAAAGAGCATCTGCCCTTTTCTCAGGGCTTTCACGGCCTTACCTCGGATCGCCTCGCGCCGGATTTTGAGCTGACGGACACATCGGGAAAGCCCGCTCGACTCTCTGATATCAAAGGATACCGTTACGTTTTCTTCGGATTCAGCCGCTGCACGACGGTCTGCCCGTCGACCTGGGCAGAGCTGCGACGTCTACAGGCAGGCTTTGATGAAGCGTCGGCTCCGAAGATCGTCTTTGTCAGTATTGATTCTCATTATGATAGCCCTGCCGAGCTTTCCAAACGCTTCGCCGGATTCGGTCCGAACTTTATTGCACTCACGGGCAGCGCAGACCGGATTCGGAGCATCGCCGCCGACTATCGCATCCTGATTCCGCAGAGCACGGCCGAAACGATCCATCATTCCGGTACGCTTTATCTTGTGCGCCCGGATGGTCGCATCGCCCTGATCTATCTGACATCGCCCGATTCCGAAACTCTGCTTGCCGACCTCAAGCAACTGAAATAATGAGAGCCATGACACAGATCAGCGAAAAGGCGCATGACGCCCTTCAGCGCGAACGACAGAAAGCCGACGGATTCCTGTTTTACCTTCTAATCGGCCACGTTCCGTTTGCGGCGCTGATCTTCCCTTATGGATACGATACCTACTGGGTCGGCATCTCTGGAGCGGCCGTGCTCTTTGTCGTTACCGTTCTCGGGAGATTTCTGCTTCGCAAGACCGTTCTTCTGCGGCATCTCTATGCCGTTACGCTTCTCAGCTATTCCATTCTCTTTATACAGGTGCAGATGGGTCGCATCGAGATGCACTTCCACATCTTCGGAGCCCTGGCCTTTCTTCTGATCTATAGAGACTGGAAGCCCGTCATTACCGGAGCCGGTCTGGCCGCCGTACATCACGTCGTTTTCAATCTCTGTCAGCAGTATGACATCGCCATTCTCGGTATTCCCGTGAAGGTTTTCAATTATGGTACGGGATGGGATATCGTAACGCTACACGCCTTCTTCGTCGTCTTTGAGTCGAGCATACTCGTTTATTATGCGTTAACCTTTCGCGCGAATTTTCTCAAGAATCAGGATCAGATCCGTCGTCTTGATGCCGTGACCGAAGAGCTGAATCGCATCGTCCAGAAATCGTGGGATGTGTCGCAGAAGCTGCGCGACGATACGGCTACGCTTGTGAGCAGCTCGGCTACGCTTTCGAGCATCGCCAGCGAAACGGCAGCCGGCGTCGAAGAGATCAACGCAGGGCTCGATAGCATCTTCAGAGCAAGCGAAGACATCAGCCAGAACACGACGGCACAGACGCAGCATCTTGGCGAGATCCGCTCGACGACGGACGATGTGCAGAAGATCAGCGATCAGATCACCGTCGAGATCCAGAAGACGGGAACCGTTATGAACGAGGCCGTTCAGGGAGCGAACGAAGGAAATCGCTCGATTCAATCGATCACGCAGACGATGGATGCGGTGCGCGAAAGCTCCAACGAGATGCTCGACATCGTCGATATCATCAACGAGATCGCCGAACAGGTCAGCCTGCTCTCACTCAACGCCTCGATCGAAGCGGCTCGTGCCGGCGAATCAGGAAGAGGCTTTGCCGTCGTCGCACAGGAGATCAGCAAGCTGGCGCAGCGAACGGCCGACAGTACGCGCAACATCAACGAACTCATCGGTCGCAACGCCTCTGAAATCGAAACGGGCCTGAAAGTCGTGACGACCGGCTCAGAGAAGATACGCATGATGATCACGCGTATTGAAGAGGCGAATCGTTTTATTCAGGGCATCAACCGAGCCATGCAACAATTCGCCGACGGATACCGCTCCATTCACAGCGGCGTCGAATCGGCGGCGGCGGTTTCTCGTAGAATCCTTGATGCCACCGACGCCGAGAAGAACGCCATACAGGAAGTGATCGGCACCATCTCGCATATCAACTCCTCGGCGCAGGGGCAGGCGCGCGAATCCGACGAGTTGCGTATTCTTGCCGAGAAGAACCGGCAGCTGCTTGACGAATTGCAGGGCGTATTACAGACGCTGCTCGACTCGGGCCGAAGCAAATTGCAGCTCTGATATCATGCAGACGGCTTCGCAGCGCCTCTTATTAAAGTGGGCGGGATTGCATTATCTGGCCTATATCGCCATGCAAACGATGGCTCTTTTCGCCGAAACGCGCAGAGGGCCGACGTTACCCGACCTTTTGCTTGATCGCATTCCCGTCGACCGATCCTTCGACTGGGTCAATTCGCAGTTCTGGCTACCGGCGCTTCTTTTGAGCCTGCTTCTGCTTGCGATCTACAGGCGCGCCTTATGCATAACCTATCTGAAAATCGGAGCGGCAGTCAGCGTCGTGCGCGGCATTTTCATCGTCCTGACGTCGCTCGGTCCTCCGGCCGGCGTCGCCGAGCACACATCAGAGGCGATGCTTTCGCTTTCGCTGGCCGACTTCAGTCCGTCCTTTCTCATGAGGCAGTGGTTTCCCGTCGACGCCTTCTGGGGCGGTTCGGGGCTTTCGGCCGTGTATCTCACGCAAGATCTGTTTTTCTCGGGCCATACGGCGACGACGTTTCTCCTGGTGTTGATCACGCGAAAGGAACGACGGTTCTTCGTTCCCTTTCTCGTCTTTCACGTCATCACCGTCACCTTCTTATTTGTAACGCATGAGCATTACAGCATCGACGTCTTTGGCGCTTACTTCGTCGTATACGCTCTCTATCATTTCTTTAAAGAGCGTCGGTGGATTCAAGATGAACACTACCCGGCCTGAAATGCAGGAGCGGCGTTCAGGGCATAGGGTGCAGAGAGCCTTGAGAGAAACCCTTGAGAGTCGGCAGCCGTCAGAGCACGCCGTGAAGCGAGGCTCGATAAAGCACGGCCAGCGTAACGGCGTTGTGAATCGTACCGTCGAGAATGGCCTGCCGCACCTGCTGCCGATCGAGTATAACGACGTCGATCTCTTCTTCTGCATCCAGACTCTGCTCGGCTACCGGCCTGATATTGCGGGCAACAAAAACATGCACGTGGTTGCGAATCAACGCCGGATTCGAATAAAAGCTGCCCAGAAACGTCCATTCGCCTTCGCCGAATCCCGTCTCTTCGGCTAACTCACGACGCCCGGCCTCAAGCATGTCCTCGCCTTCGTCGATGATACCGGCCGGCACCTCAAGGCCAAATCGCTCGGCGGCCTGCCTGTACTGCTTCACAAAGATGATGCGGCCGTCGGGAAGCACGGGAATGACGTTAATCCAGTCCCGAGTCTCGATCAGGTAAAAGTCATGCTCGACGCCGCTTGCCTGCGACTGGCGATCGTGACGGTGCACCGAGAACCAACCGCAGTCGTACTCGACTTTGCGGCCGTTCTCTTTCCAGGGAAGAAGCGATCCGGCGCCTCCGGCTTCGGCCGGAGGCCGGGACGATGCGTCGGCCATCAGTTCAGCGGAATCGTGCGGATGCGCAGTTCTTGCAGCTGCTTCACATCGACCGACGACGGAGACTGCGACATCAAACAGAAGCCCTTCTGCGTTTTCGGGAAGGCGATGACGTCACGGATGCTTTCCCGATGCAGGAAGAGCGTCAGCACGCGGTCGATACCGAAGGCGATGCCGCCATGCGGAGGAGCTCCGTAGGAAAGCGCATCAAGCAGGAAGCCGAATTTCTCGCGGGCCTCTTCTTCGTTGATTCCAAGACGGCGCAGAACGGCAAGCTGCATCTCGGCATTATGAATACGAATCGAGCCGCCTCCGATCTCTGAGCCGTTAAGAACAAGGTC
This region of Leptonema illini DSM 21528 genomic DNA includes:
- a CDS encoding methyl-accepting chemotaxis protein is translated as MTQISEKAHDALQRERQKADGFLFYLLIGHVPFAALIFPYGYDTYWVGISGAAVLFVVTVLGRFLLRKTVLLRHLYAVTLLSYSILFIQVQMGRIEMHFHIFGALAFLLIYRDWKPVITGAGLAAVHHVVFNLCQQYDIAILGIPVKVFNYGTGWDIVTLHAFFVVFESSILVYYALTFRANFLKNQDQIRRLDAVTEELNRIVQKSWDVSQKLRDDTATLVSSSATLSSIASETAAGVEEINAGLDSIFRASEDISQNTTAQTQHLGEIRSTTDDVQKISDQITVEIQKTGTVMNEAVQGANEGNRSIQSITQTMDAVRESSNEMLDIVDIINEIAEQVSLLSLNASIEAARAGESGRGFAVVAQEISKLAQRTADSTRNINELIGRNASEIETGLKVVTTGSEKIRMMITRIEEANRFIQGINRAMQQFADGYRSIHSGVESAAAVSRRILDATDAEKNAIQEVIGTISHINSSAQGQARESDELRILAEKNRQLLDELQGVLQTLLDSGRSKLQL
- a CDS encoding SCO family protein; translated protein: MRRSLLSYLTFAALATIAIASVPALLAFKEHLPFSQGFHGLTSDRLAPDFELTDTSGKPARLSDIKGYRYVFFGFSRCTTVCPSTWAELRRLQAGFDEASAPKIVFVSIDSHYDSPAELSKRFAGFGPNFIALTGSADRIRSIAADYRILIPQSTAETIHHSGTLYLVRPDGRIALIYLTSPDSETLLADLKQLK
- a CDS encoding phosphatase PAP2-related protein — translated: MQTASQRLLLKWAGLHYLAYIAMQTMALFAETRRGPTLPDLLLDRIPVDRSFDWVNSQFWLPALLLSLLLLAIYRRALCITYLKIGAAVSVVRGIFIVLTSLGPPAGVAEHTSEAMLSLSLADFSPSFLMRQWFPVDAFWGGSGLSAVYLTQDLFFSGHTATTFLLVLITRKERRFFVPFLVFHVITVTFLFVTHEHYSIDVFGAYFVVYALYHFFKERRWIQDEHYPA
- a CDS encoding NUDIX hydrolase; amino-acid sequence: MADASSRPPAEAGGAGSLLPWKENGRKVEYDCGWFSVHRHDRQSQASGVEHDFYLIETRDWINVIPVLPDGRIIFVKQYRQAAERFGLEVPAGIIDEGEDMLEAGRRELAEETGFGEGEWTFLGSFYSNPALIRNHVHVFVARNIRPVAEQSLDAEEEIDVVILDRQQVRQAILDGTIHNAVTLAVLYRASLHGVL
- a CDS encoding acyl-CoA dehydrogenase family protein, producing the protein MIQNNYFSDNEDLTLQFEKIMSWNDIIDTYENGFEDAKSYQKDGNERLAMAPSNHQEAVDFYRTILESTGEIAGKEIAPKAQVMDHTGLKFNSGKVTFPDEMVACMKSVKEAGIMPYSITRHYGGLGLPVTAQVMMMETISRADAAFAIAMGCVNLGETIESFASDEMIEEWVPQMAAGDLWGAMALTEPNYGSDLQNVRTKAEKGADGTWRITGTKRFITHGCGFGDTPAVILTLARTGGPESGGRGLSFFLVKGQDVEIAGIEKKMGLHISPTCEVVYDNSPALLIGEEGKGLVKYAMGMMNGARLSIAAQSMGIASAAFYEAKKYASERVQFGKTIDKIPAVAKMLEGMEREIIAMRCLLLEAATSVDMYHWRKHRLAHEGMADRDVRRDELVKKWEKLADLFTPLSKYYTSELTNKLAFDAVQIHGGAGYTEEYDVARIYRDARITNIYEGTTQLQVVAAIGGVVSGMTPSGHLRAYIDETLKGFEPSTMLKRNFEIFEEIVRAYREISEGEQKDALAFEVVESAARYINGLLLERSIDRLVKQGENVDRRRQLVDGYNRDSFAMLTANLVRVGGESRVEVRAGAAV